From Phycodurus eques isolate BA_2022a chromosome 1, UOR_Pequ_1.1, whole genome shotgun sequence, one genomic window encodes:
- the idh3g gene encoding isocitrate dehydrogenase [NAD] subunit gamma, mitochondrial, with protein sequence MAVHCAALSMSNIFKPFRAGFAGNTLKVFGTTVTTHKNKSVLTGDNIPPPAKYGGRHTVTLIPGDGIGPELFSHVREVFRFSCVPMDFEVVQVNSALETEDDINNAITAIRRNGVALKGNIETKHTMPPSVKSRNNLLRTSLDLYANVMHCQSLPGVQTRHKNIDIMIIRENTEGEYSSLEHESVSGVVESLKIITRNNSLRIAEYAFRLAREKGRRRVTAVHKANIMKLGDGLFLQCCKEVASGYPDITFDSMIVDNTTMQLVSKPQQFDVMVMPNLYGNVVSNVCAGLVGGPGLVPGANYGRDYAVFETATRNTGKSIANRNIANPTALLLASCMMLDHLKLYDYATLIRNAVLTTMNETRLHTADIGGQGTTSEVVQSIMRIIQSKGQHTAEM encoded by the exons ATGGCTGTCCACTGTGCCGCACTCTCCATGTCCAATATATTCAAACCTTTTCGGGCTGGATTTGCCGGAAATACGTTGAAA GTATTTGGAACCACTGTCACAACTCACAAGAATAAGTCGGTGTTGACT GGAGATAACATT CCTCCTCCAGCAAAATATGGCGGCAGACATACTGTCACCCTCATACCTGGAGATGGAATCGGTCCAGAGCTGTTTAGTCACGTCAGGGAAGTGTTCAG GTTCAGCTGCGTACCCATGGACTTCGAGGTGGTACAAGTCAACTCAGCCTTGGAGACTGAAGATGATATCAACAACGCCATCACTGCCATTCGACGAAATGGCGTTGCCCTCAAAG GTAACATAGAAACCAAACATACCATGCCCCCCTCTGTCAAATCCAGAAATAATCTTCTTCG CACAAGCTTGGACCTGTATGCCAATGTCATGCACTGCCAGTCCCTCCCAGGCGTCCAGACTCGCCACAAGAACATCGACATCATGATCATCCGGGAGAACACTGAGGGAGAGTACAGCAGTCTGGAACATGAG AGCGTTTCTGGGGTCGTGGAGTCTCTTAAAATAATCACCAGGAACAATTCTCTCCGAATCGCGGAATATGCTTTCCGGCTGGCCAGAGAGAAGGGGCGACGCAGGGTCACCGCTGTCCACAAGGCCAACATTAT GAAGCTGGGCGATGGCTTGTTCTTGCAGTGTTGCAAAGAGGTGGCCTCTGGGTACCCCGACATCACGTTTGACAGCATGATTGTAGACAACACCACCATGCAG CTGGTGTCAAAGCCTCAACAGTTTGATGTGATGGTGATGCCCAACCTTTACGGCAATGTGGTGAGCAACGTGTGCGCTGGCCTGGTGGGGGGGCCCGGCCTAGTGCCCGGAGCCAATTACGGCCGTGACTATGCAGTCTTTGAAACG gccACAAGGAACACAGGAAAGAGTATTGCAAACAGGAACATAGCGAACCCCACTGCCCTGCTGCTCGCCAGCTGCATGATGCTTGACCATCTTAA GCTTTATGATTATGCAACTTTGATCCGGAATGCAGTGCTCACAACCATGAATGAAACCCGG TTGCATACAGCGGATATTGGCGGTCAGGGCACCACATCAGAAGTGGTTCAGTCCATCATGCGAATCATCCAGAGTAAAGGACAACACACGGCTGAGATGTAA